One Paraburkholderia sp. HP33-1 genomic region harbors:
- a CDS encoding class I SAM-dependent methyltransferase — MNEPRETVPDSTAARVALWRALHVQADPPPHVFEDEVGLRLLAPAEDWRSRGDMDPQFTRPFRASIVARARFIEDLVVEQAGRGVGQYVILGAGLDSFAQRRPDIASRLTVFEVDQPGPQTWKRQRLSELGFGVPDWLRFVAVDFEAGDSWRQRLVAEGFDESRPAVVVSTGVSMYLTKEANAATLREVAGLARGSTFAMTFLLPLEMADPDVRPGLEMAEKGARASGTPFISFFTPQQMIAMAREAGFDEARHVSAADLTQRYFAGRTDGLRPPGNAEELLVANT, encoded by the coding sequence ATGAACGAACCACGAGAGACCGTACCCGACAGCACCGCCGCGCGCGTCGCGTTATGGCGTGCGCTGCACGTGCAGGCCGACCCGCCGCCGCACGTGTTCGAAGACGAAGTCGGCTTGCGGTTGCTGGCCCCCGCCGAAGACTGGCGCAGCCGCGGCGACATGGACCCGCAGTTCACGCGGCCGTTTCGCGCGTCGATCGTCGCGCGCGCACGCTTTATCGAGGATCTGGTCGTCGAGCAGGCCGGGCGCGGCGTCGGCCAGTATGTGATTCTCGGCGCCGGTCTCGACAGCTTCGCGCAACGCCGGCCCGACATCGCGTCGCGGCTCACCGTGTTCGAGGTCGACCAGCCGGGACCGCAAACGTGGAAGCGTCAACGGCTGAGCGAGCTGGGTTTCGGCGTGCCGGACTGGCTGCGTTTCGTGGCGGTCGACTTCGAAGCGGGCGACAGCTGGCGGCAGCGTCTCGTCGCCGAAGGTTTCGACGAAAGCAGGCCGGCCGTCGTCGTGTCGACCGGCGTCAGCATGTATCTGACGAAGGAGGCGAACGCGGCGACGCTGCGCGAAGTGGCCGGGCTTGCGCGTGGCTCGACGTTCGCGATGACGTTTCTGTTGCCGCTGGAGATGGCGGACCCGGACGTGCGTCCCGGACTCGAGATGGCCGAGAAGGGCGCGCGTGCGAGCGGAACGCCGTTCATCAGCTTCTTCACGCCGCAGCAGATGATCGCAATGGCGCGCGAAGCGGGATTCGACGAGGCACGGCATGTGTCTGCCGCCGATCTGACGCAGCGCTATTTCGCGGGCAGGACGGATGGGCTGCGTCCGCCGGGCAATGCGGAGGAATTGCTGGTGGCGAATACGTAG